In Rhodothermales bacterium, a single window of DNA contains:
- a CDS encoding S8 family serine peptidase produces the protein MMASGIITLSAFLLMGRAISGRERSAPLMAFGLIALAASVVIHVLRFEWSLMFFVTTASEYGLGCLILAGLLRRAPEAARAWFFVGGSLLAFVVFALAAGRLNDAFRVEWLVELGPDDTLAEIQPVLDRYGVTAEQAFPSVSLAENEDLSQVHVLRGTAWSLWRARRILTQDVENVDHLEPNRRLDFLDPVSAAPPVSTPYRAGRILENDPLVNEQWGLHAIRGHDAHAVLASIEPGRRAIVAVLDTGVDGGHEDLAGSFSSSPAATDEHGHGSHVAGLAGAVTNNGIGMASLNWEGRFVEVVGYKALESNGSGTLELIAQAIVDATEDGVDVISMSLGAKVPATPKVVADAVSWALRSGVIVVASAGNANEDARTHIPSNIDGVIVVTAVDEQLRKASFSNTTPTLAMPITAPGVNMLSLKANGGYVTMSGTSMSTPVVSGMIGVMRALQPDLSAADAWSLLHSTGQDVPDTPRIGRLMDAEQAILELLGGHQ, from the coding sequence ATGATGGCTTCCGGCATCATCACCCTTTCGGCGTTTCTTCTCATGGGACGCGCCATTTCCGGGCGGGAACGGTCGGCACCGCTCATGGCCTTCGGACTGATCGCGTTGGCTGCGTCCGTGGTCATCCATGTACTCCGCTTCGAGTGGAGCCTGATGTTCTTCGTGACCACAGCGAGCGAATATGGCCTTGGTTGTCTGATCCTGGCCGGCCTGCTGCGTCGAGCACCGGAAGCGGCACGTGCCTGGTTCTTTGTGGGAGGTTCGTTGCTGGCTTTTGTTGTTTTCGCGCTGGCGGCCGGTCGACTGAACGATGCGTTCCGCGTGGAATGGCTCGTGGAGTTGGGCCCGGACGATACCCTGGCCGAAATCCAGCCGGTTCTCGACCGGTATGGCGTGACTGCGGAACAGGCCTTCCCGTCGGTTTCCCTTGCCGAGAATGAAGATCTTTCCCAGGTCCATGTCCTCCGGGGCACCGCCTGGTCCCTCTGGCGTGCCCGGCGCATCCTGACACAGGACGTGGAGAACGTGGATCACCTGGAGCCGAATAGACGTCTGGATTTCCTGGACCCGGTATCCGCCGCCCCTCCGGTTTCCACCCCGTACAGAGCAGGGCGCATCCTGGAGAACGATCCGCTTGTGAACGAGCAATGGGGATTGCACGCCATCCGGGGCCACGACGCCCATGCCGTACTCGCATCGATCGAGCCCGGACGTCGGGCCATCGTAGCCGTCCTCGACACCGGTGTGGACGGCGGGCATGAGGATCTCGCAGGCAGCTTCTCGTCCTCGCCGGCGGCCACGGACGAACACGGTCACGGTTCGCATGTGGCCGGTCTGGCCGGTGCCGTCACCAACAACGGAATCGGCATGGCAAGCCTGAACTGGGAGGGCAGGTTCGTGGAGGTGGTCGGCTACAAGGCGCTGGAATCGAACGGATCGGGCACGTTGGAATTGATTGCCCAGGCCATCGTGGATGCCACAGAAGACGGCGTGGACGTCATTTCCATGAGCCTCGGGGCAAAAGTGCCCGCCACCCCGAAAGTCGTGGCCGATGCCGTCTCCTGGGCCCTTCGTTCCGGGGTCATCGTCGTGGCATCGGCCGGCAATGCCAATGAAGATGCCCGGACACATATCCCCTCCAATATCGACGGCGTCATCGTGGTCACCGCGGTGGATGAGCAACTGCGGAAGGCATCTTTTTCGAATACCACACCGACGCTGGCCATGCCGATTACGGCACCCGGTGTCAACATGCTCTCCCTGAAAGCGAACGGGGGATACGTCACCATGAGCGGCACATCCATGTCCACTCCCGTGGTCAGCGGCATGATCGGAGTCATGCGCGCCTTGCAGCCCGATCTTTCGGCGGCGGATGCATGGTCCCTGCTGCACTCGACCGGACAGGACGTGCCGGATACACCCCGGATTGGACGGCTCATGGATGCCGAGCAGGCCATCCTGGAGCTGCTGGGTGGGCATCAATGA
- a CDS encoding N-acetyltransferase family protein, with the protein MIIRTAVTADAERIAGIYSHAILARNSTMETEPVSGNTMAARLDALGSRETVLVAVDDHTGVVGWGIVKAWSDRVGYRVACETSVYLDPDWTSRGIGSRIQQALFGFCRSAGYHHVAVKIWADNAHSLAMHRKNGFELVGIQREIGLVDGVWRDVAIMQCLLD; encoded by the coding sequence ATGATCATCCGGACGGCCGTGACGGCCGACGCCGAACGGATTGCCGGTATCTATTCGCACGCCATCCTGGCCCGAAACAGTACGATGGAAACAGAGCCGGTTTCGGGCAACACCATGGCGGCGCGTCTGGACGCGCTGGGATCCCGGGAAACCGTCCTCGTGGCCGTGGATGACCATACAGGCGTCGTGGGCTGGGGCATCGTGAAGGCGTGGTCGGACCGCGTCGGCTACCGCGTAGCCTGCGAAACGTCCGTCTACCTTGACCCGGACTGGACATCCCGGGGCATCGGATCCCGGATCCAGCAGGCCCTGTTCGGGTTCTGCCGATCGGCGGGATACCATCACGTGGCCGTCAAAATCTGGGCAGACAATGCCCACAGCCTGGCCATGCATCGGAAAAACGGATTCGAACTCGTCGGTATTCAGCGCGAAATCGGGCTCGTCGACGGCGTGTGGCGGGATGTCGCCATCATGCAGTGCCTGTTGGATTGA
- a CDS encoding LPD29 domain-containing protein — METVLVPAADAVEQIQAALQAHFPSAVFAVRLEDPLLHQQDVRGVDVIWVDGPTRDQVEDVLDRFQGVRWDPRTGELDSRSHYMVSAEGRLVQVFYNVDYIFCDGPCTAILEP; from the coding sequence ATGGAGACCGTACTGGTACCCGCCGCAGACGCGGTTGAACAGATTCAGGCCGCTCTTCAGGCCCATTTCCCTTCGGCCGTATTTGCCGTACGCCTGGAGGACCCGCTGCTGCATCAACAGGATGTACGGGGCGTGGACGTGATCTGGGTGGACGGGCCTACCCGCGACCAGGTGGAGGACGTTCTGGATCGATTCCAGGGTGTCCGTTGGGATCCCCGGACCGGTGAGTTGGACAGTCGATCACACTACATGGTGTCTGCCGAAGGCCGTCTGGTCCAGGTGTTCTACAACGTCGACTACATCTTCTGCGACGGTCCCTGCACGGCCATCCTCGAGCCGTAG
- a CDS encoding GAF domain-containing protein: MSDKQQIYKDVRQRIEAIVQDDTDWIATLSTVCCELHAAFEHFHWTGFYRVVRPGHLQVGPYQGGHGCVDIAFGRGVCGTSALEKRTIRLDDVDSFPGHIACSSTTRSEIVTPVVTNSGEVIAVLDVDSDWPAAFDGTDQEALESLCAWLGSASRQNG, encoded by the coding sequence ATGAGTGACAAACAGCAGATCTACAAGGATGTGCGGCAACGCATTGAAGCCATTGTACAGGACGACACCGACTGGATAGCCACGCTGTCAACGGTCTGTTGCGAGCTGCACGCGGCGTTCGAACACTTCCACTGGACCGGCTTTTACCGGGTGGTCCGGCCCGGGCACCTCCAGGTCGGCCCGTACCAGGGCGGTCACGGATGTGTGGACATTGCATTCGGAAGGGGCGTGTGTGGTACTTCCGCGCTGGAAAAGCGCACCATCCGGCTGGACGATGTGGATTCGTTTCCAGGGCACATTGCCTGCTCGTCCACGACCCGATCCGAAATTGTAACCCCTGTGGTTACGAATTCAGGAGAGGTGATTGCGGTGCTGGATGTCGATTCCGACTGGCCCGCCGCGTTTGACGGAACGGACCAGGAAGCGCTGGAGTCCCTGTGTGCCTGGCTCGGGAGCGCGTCCCGTCAGAACGGATAG